Proteins from one Sabethes cyaneus chromosome 2, idSabCyanKW18_F2, whole genome shotgun sequence genomic window:
- the LOC128733983 gene encoding large subunit GTPase 1 homolog, whose translation MGKKKANQLGRSLIKDRFGHGNRKTVDNNSMLHTTEVQDGYDWGRLNLQSVTEESSFQEFLRTAELAGTEFQAEKLNISYVNPKSKVGLLTTNERVAIEKKQVDKKNLLKIPRRPKWTKDTTPEELQSLENENFLEWRRGLAALQEEEGMLMTPYEKNLDFWRQLWRVVERSDIVIQIVDARNPLLFRSEDLERYVKEVDERKMNMILVNKSDFLNAEQRRSWARYFDEQNIKVAFFSAAQSVDDAKREMEAEAAKSDESSSIEQKLNELNLKVDRAEQALERLEENIDVLVDPDDKASASSSRNLRNNPKILSNTELIALFKSLHTEERVTPGLVTVGLVGYPNVGKSSTINAVFLEKKVSVSATPGKTKHFQTLYVDSELLFCDCPGLVMPSFCTTKADMILNGILPIDQMRDHVPPVNLLCTLIPRHVLEDTYGIMISKPLEGEDPTRAPYSEELLLAFAYNRGYMTANGQPDQSRGSRYVLKDFVNGKLLYCCAPPGIDQKEFHRFAERFKEEMDVKLLPPRQQRAMKMGVTTTGKDIDEQFFQERSYTGIIKGRSDFPNVRPMGVPGSTTTQQAGVLIAGKPWKHQKREKKEKLRRKYAHLDQH comes from the exons ATGGGCAAAAAGAAGGCAAATCAGCTAGGCCGTTCCCTGATCAAGGACCGTTTTGGTCACGGTAACCGGAAAACTGTCGACAACAATAGTATG CTGCACACAACCGAGGTTCAAGACGGATACGATTGGGGTCGATTAAACTTGCAGTCCGTCACGGAGGAGTCCTCCTTTCAGGAGTTTCTACGAACGGCGGAACTAGCAGGGACGGAGTTTCAGGCAGAAAAGTTAAACATTAGCTATGTGAATCCGAAGTCGAAGGTCGGCCTATTGACGACCAACGAAAGGGTTGCAATCGAAAAGAAGCaagttgacaagaaaaatttgctgaagattCCACGCAGGCCCAAGTGGACGAAAGACACCACGCCAGAAGAGCTGCAGTCGCTGGAAAATGAAAATTTCTTGGAGTGGCGAAGAGGTTTGGCAGCACTACAGGAAGAGGAAGGTATGCTGATGACTCCATATGAAAAAAATTTGGACTTCTGGCGCCAGCTGTGGAGAGTGGTCGAACGGTCGGATATTGTCATTCAAATAGTGGATGCCCGAAATCCGCTATTGTTCCGTAGTGAAGATTTGGAACGATACGTCAAGGAAGTTGATGAACGAAAGATGAACATGATTTTGGTTAACAAGTCGGATTTTCTAAACGCCGAACAGAGGCGTTCATGGGCTCGTTATTTTGACGAGCAAAATATTAAGGTGGCATTTTTCTCCGCTGCCCAGTCGGTTGATGATGCTAAACGCGAGATGGAAGCCGAAGCCGCTAAGAGTGACGAATCGTCATCGATTGAGCAGAAACTGAACGAATTAAACCTTAAAGTAGATCGAGCCGAACAAGCGCTGGAACGATTGGAGGAAAATATTGACGTACTGGTCGATCCGGACGATAAGGCCAGTGCTTCATCGAGCCGAAATTTACGCAACAACCCGAAAATTCTGTCCAACACTGAGTTGATTGCCCTGTTCAAGAGTCTCCACACGGAAGAACGGGTTACCCCTGGACTGGTTACGGTCGGTTTGGTGGGTTATCCGAATGTCGGTAAAAGTAGCACCATAAACGCTGTGTTCCTGGAAAAGAAAGTATCGGTTTCGGCAACACCGGGTAAAACGAAACATTTCCAAACGCTGTACGTGGACAGCGAGCTGCTGTTTTGCGATTGCCCCGGTTTGGTGATGCCCAGCTTTTGCACCACCAAGGCGGACATGATACTGAACGGCATTCTACCGATCGATCAGATGCGGGATCATGTTCCGCCGGTTAATTTGCTTTGTACGCTCATTCCGCGGCATGTTCTGGAGGACACCTACGGTATCATGATTTCCAAACCACTCGAAGGAGAGGATCCTACTAGAGCTCCCTACTCGGAGGAGCTTTTGCTGGCGTTCGCTTATAACCGGGGTTATATGACGGCCAACGGACAGCCCGATCAATCGCGAGGATCTCGGTATGTGCTGAAAGACTTCGTTAACGGTAAACTGCTGTACTGCTGTGCACCACCAGGAATTGATCAGAAGGAATTCCACCGATTTGCGGAGCGTTTTAAGGAGGAAATGGACGTTAAACTTTTGCCTCCTCGGCAGCAACGAGCGATGAAG ATGGGCGTAACAACTACCGGCAAGGACATTGATGAGCAGTTCTTTCAGGAACGGTCGTATACCGGTATTATAAAAGGCCGAAGTGACTTTCCGAACGTGCGACCGATGGGAGTACCTGGATCAACGACTACTCAACAGGCAGGTGTGCTAATAGCTGGCAAACCATGGAAGCACCAGAAAcgggaaaagaaagaaaaactgcGTCGAAAGTATGCCCATCTTGATCAGCATTGA
- the LOC128733996 gene encoding merlin, giving the protein MMAPFRRKKSNKEFPVKVCTYDSELEFPLEHRATGSYLFDLICRTIGLRETWYFGLRYVDKKGYKSWLKMDKKVLDQHINLTNEGCVFMFMAKFFPENVAEELVQEVTQHMFFLQIKAAILTMEVYCPPEASVLLASYAVQAKYGDYDEAVCKPGMLISENLLPQRVIDQYQMTPQMWEERIKTWYADHRGMSRDEAEMEYLKIAQDLDMFGVNYFPITNKKNTEVYVGVTALGLNIYSKENKLTPMTTFPWNEIRNISFDGKRFFVKTNEEKGNVATTFYSEKARTNKELLDLCVGNHELYMKRRKPDTMEIQQMKAQAKEEKHRRHIERNKLAREKQLREEAEQERANMEKRLMQLQEEMAAANEALRRSEEAAELLAEKNRLAEEEALLLSHKALEVEQEINRMRMTARKTEEEKIYLERKTQEAELLTARMIEESRKRSMEADKLKNELIHARVAEKEAKEKLLTFLSRTSTESIFITPSSSPETPNLESNTYDLLADGDMDQLSLEIEKERVEYLTKSKQVQNQLKELRSEIEQLKIGEKQCPLDNINAQQMRLGETKYSTLKKLKSGSTKARVAFFEELEPEESLA; this is encoded by the exons ATGATGGCCCCCTTCCGGCGCAAAAAATCCAACAAGGAGTTTCCGGTTAAGGTGTGCACCTACGACTCCGAGCTGGAGTTTCCTCTTGAG CACCGCGCAACTGGTAGCTATCTTTTCGATCTAATTTGTCGCACAATCGGTCTGCGGGAGACGTGGTACTTCGGTCTGCGCTATGTGGACAAAAAAGGCTATAAGAGCTGGCTTAAAATGGACAAAAAAGTTCTCGATCAGCACATAAACCTTACGAACGAAGGTTGCgtgtttatgtttatggcaAAATTCTTTCCCGAGAATGTAGCCGAAGAGCTGGTGCAGGAAGTTACCCAGCACATGTTCTTCCTGCAGATCAAAGCAGCGATCCTGACGATGGAAGTTTACTGTCCACCGGAGGCATCCGTTTTGCTAGCATCCTATGCAGTGCAGGCCAAG TATGGTGATTACGATGAGGCTGTTTGCAAGCCGGGTATGTTGATCAGTGAAAATTTACTGCCACAGCGGGTAATTGATCAGTATCAAATGACACCGCAGATGTGGGAAGAACGCATCAAAACCTGGTACGCTGATCATCGGGGCATGTCGAGGGACGAAGCGGAAATGGAGTATTTGAAAATCGCACAAGATTTGGACATGTTCGGTGTTAACTATTTTCCGATCACA aacaaGAAAAACACGGAAGTCTACGTTGGCGTAACGGCACTTGGACTCAACATTTACAGCAAAGAAAATAAACTGACACCGATGACGACTTTCCCGTGGAATGAAATACGCAACATCAGCTTTGATGGGAAAAGATTCTTCGTCAAAACGAACGAAGAAAAGGGTAATGTTGCCACTACGTTCTACTCGGAGAAAGCTCGGACCAACAAGGAACTGTTGGACCTGTGTGTGGGCAATCACGAACTGTATATGAAACGGCGCAAGCCGGATACGATGGAGATTCAACAGATGAAAGCACAAGCGAAGGAGGAAAAACATCGACGGCACATCGAGAGAAACAAGTTGGCTCGGGAGAAACAGTTGCGAGAAGAGGCAGAACAGGAAAGAGCCAACATGGAGAAAAGACTGATGCAATTACAGGAGGAGATGGCAGCTGCCAATGAGGCTTTG CGTCGAAGCGAAGAAGCAGCGGAGCTGTTGGCGGAGAAGAACCGCCTAGCAGAGGAGGAAGCTTTGCTACTCTCGCATAAAGCACTGGAGGTGGAACAAGAGATTAATCGGATGCGTATGACGGCGCGAAAAACTGAAGAGGAGAAAATTTACTTGGAGCGAAAAACACAGGAAGCTGAGCTGCTGACTGCTCGAATGATCGAGGAGTCCCGCAAGCGATCCATGGAAGCTGACAAGCTGAAGAACGAGCTAATTCACGCCCGTGTTGCAGAGAAGGAAGCCAAGGAAAAACTGCTTACCTTCCTGAGTCGAACATCTACCGAATCGATATTTATAACACCGTCTTCCTCGCCGGAAACTCCCAACTTGGAGAGTAACACTTACGATCTGCTTGCTGACGGCGATATGGACCAGCTCTCATTGGAGATAGAGAAGGAGAG AGTGGAATACCTGACCAAGTCTAAGCAAGTGCAGAATCAGTTGAAGGAGCTCCGCTCGGAAATTGAGCAACTGAAGATCGGCGAAAAGCAGTGCCCGCTGGACAACATCAATGCGCAGCAGATGCGCCTAGGTGAGACCAAGTATTCCACCCTGAAGAAGCTCAAGTCGGGTTCGACGAAAGCACGAGTAGCGTTTTTTGAGGAACT GGAACCGGAGGAATCTTTAGCCTAG